Proteins encoded within one genomic window of Guyparkeria hydrothermalis:
- a CDS encoding bifunctional folylpolyglutamate synthase/dihydrofolate synthase, with product MSKPVSRWLDELLARDPNRIEPGVERTRRLAHDLLGGKPSACVISVAGTNGKGSSVMMASAICRAAGYRVGSYTSPHLEDVRERFLIDGEQVDEAALVEAFERIDSHPDSDALTYFEWLTLAAFLVFEQAGVDVWVLEVGLGGRLDAVNALDADLALITPIGLDHQAWLGDSREVIGREKAGILRPGQVAVYADPDAVDSVAKIADRLGAELWCFGRDYELRRRGVSPTAEAWELVTRERSSPLPVPALFGRHQCRNAAGVVALLQHPASPLAVPDSAIQAGLSTVRLAGRLERGHDRDRVVWFDVAHNAEAATALAESLASKPVRGRRLAVFSALADKPIEAVVRPMAEVIDAWWVAPLAEPRAADIGRIESALADIGVDAVTREADLFGAYNAALATAGEGDELVVFGSFHVVGPLRGRLTGQEIADV from the coding sequence TTGAGCAAGCCAGTCTCACGCTGGCTGGACGAACTGCTGGCTCGGGATCCGAACCGGATCGAACCGGGGGTCGAGCGCACGCGTCGTCTCGCTCACGACCTGCTTGGCGGCAAGCCCTCCGCCTGCGTGATCAGTGTCGCTGGCACCAACGGCAAGGGCTCGAGCGTGATGATGGCGTCGGCGATCTGCCGGGCGGCCGGCTACCGGGTCGGCAGCTATACGTCGCCGCATCTGGAAGATGTCCGTGAACGGTTTCTGATTGACGGCGAACAGGTCGATGAGGCGGCGTTGGTTGAAGCGTTCGAGCGCATCGACTCCCACCCGGACAGTGACGCGCTGACGTATTTCGAATGGCTCACCCTGGCGGCGTTTCTGGTCTTCGAGCAGGCCGGGGTCGATGTCTGGGTACTGGAAGTCGGCCTGGGAGGTCGGCTCGACGCGGTCAACGCCCTGGATGCGGACCTGGCCTTGATCACGCCGATCGGGCTCGACCACCAGGCCTGGCTCGGTGACAGTCGCGAGGTCATCGGGCGGGAGAAGGCCGGCATTCTTCGACCGGGGCAGGTGGCCGTCTACGCCGACCCGGACGCGGTCGATTCGGTAGCCAAGATCGCGGATCGCCTCGGTGCCGAGTTGTGGTGCTTTGGCCGAGACTACGAATTGCGCCGCCGGGGTGTGTCGCCGACCGCCGAGGCGTGGGAATTGGTCACCAGGGAGCGTTCCTCCCCGTTGCCGGTTCCGGCGCTGTTCGGGCGGCACCAGTGCCGAAATGCTGCCGGGGTCGTTGCGTTGCTGCAACATCCCGCGAGCCCGCTTGCAGTGCCGGATTCCGCGATCCAAGCGGGGCTGTCCACGGTGCGATTGGCCGGTCGTCTGGAGCGTGGCCATGATCGAGACCGGGTGGTCTGGTTCGATGTGGCCCATAATGCTGAGGCAGCGACCGCTCTCGCGGAGTCGCTCGCCTCGAAGCCTGTCCGGGGACGTCGACTCGCCGTTTTTTCCGCTTTGGCGGACAAACCGATCGAGGCGGTGGTCAGACCGATGGCGGAGGTGATCGATGCGTGGTGGGTTGCGCCGCTGGCGGAACCGAGGGCCGCGGACATCGGTCGGATCGAATCGGCCCTGGCCGACATCGGCGTTGACGCAGTGACGCGTGAAGCCGACCTGTTCGGTGCGTATAATGCCGCGCTGGCGACGGCCGGGGAGGGAGATGAACTCGTGGTGTTCGGCTCCTTTCACGTGGTTGGCCCGTTACGGGGCCGTCTGACCGGGCAAGAGATAGCGGACGTCTGA
- the ilvD gene encoding dihydroxy-acid dehydratase, protein MAGARALWRATGVKDDDFGKPIIAIANSFTQFVPGHVHLKDLGQLVAREVEAAGGIAKEFNTIAVDDGIAMGHGGMLYSLPSRDIIADSVEYMVNAHCADALVCISNCDKITPGMLNAAMRLNIPVIFVSGGPMEAGKTRLSEDSDEIIKLDLVDAMVQAADDSVSDDTLAQIERSACPTCGSCSGMFTANSMNCLTEALGLSLPGNGSLLATHADRKELFLEAGRQIVRLAKTYYENDDASVLPRSIATREAFENAMALDIAMGGSTNTVLHLLAAAREGEVEFDMTDIDRMSRKIPHLCKVAPSTAQYHMEDVHRAGGVIAILGELDRAGLLHSDIPNVHSKTVKEGLDRWDIARDTVCEEAKLRFSAGPAGIPTQTAFSQDTRWPSLDIDRAKGCIRDYEHAYSKDGGLAVLFGNIARDGCIVKTAGVDESILKFTGRARCFESQDTAVEAILADQIVPGDVVVIQYEGPKGGPGMQEMLYPTSYLKSKGLGKDCALLTDGRFSGGTSGLSIGHASPEAAAGGEIALVEEGDTIVIDIPERTIHLDISDADLAHRREKMIEKGDAAYKPVNRERYVSQALKAYAALTTSASLGAVRDLSQIGVK, encoded by the coding sequence ATGGCCGGTGCCCGCGCCCTGTGGCGCGCGACGGGCGTGAAGGATGACGATTTCGGCAAACCGATCATTGCGATCGCGAACTCATTTACCCAGTTCGTACCGGGCCACGTTCACCTGAAGGACCTCGGCCAGCTCGTCGCGCGCGAAGTGGAAGCCGCCGGCGGGATCGCCAAGGAATTCAACACCATCGCGGTCGATGACGGCATCGCGATGGGGCACGGTGGCATGCTCTACTCGCTGCCGAGCCGCGACATCATTGCCGACTCGGTCGAGTACATGGTCAATGCGCACTGCGCCGACGCGCTGGTGTGCATCTCCAACTGCGACAAGATCACCCCGGGCATGCTCAACGCCGCCATGCGGCTGAACATTCCAGTGATCTTCGTCTCCGGCGGCCCGATGGAGGCCGGCAAGACGCGCCTGTCCGAGGATTCCGACGAGATCATCAAGCTCGATCTGGTCGATGCCATGGTTCAGGCCGCCGACGACTCGGTTTCCGACGATACGCTCGCGCAGATCGAGCGCTCGGCCTGCCCGACCTGCGGCTCATGCTCGGGCATGTTCACCGCCAACTCGATGAACTGCCTTACCGAAGCGCTGGGCTTGTCCTTGCCGGGCAACGGCTCGCTCTTGGCCACCCACGCCGACCGCAAGGAGCTGTTCCTCGAGGCCGGCCGGCAGATCGTCCGTCTGGCCAAGACCTACTATGAGAACGACGACGCCTCCGTGCTGCCGCGTTCGATCGCCACCCGTGAGGCGTTCGAAAACGCCATGGCGCTCGATATCGCCATGGGCGGCTCAACCAACACCGTGCTACACCTGCTGGCCGCGGCACGCGAGGGCGAGGTCGAGTTCGACATGACCGACATCGATCGCATGAGCCGCAAGATCCCGCACCTGTGCAAGGTCGCGCCAAGCACGGCGCAATACCACATGGAAGACGTGCATCGCGCTGGTGGCGTGATCGCGATCCTCGGCGAGCTCGACCGGGCCGGTCTGCTGCACAGCGACATCCCCAACGTCCACAGCAAGACCGTCAAGGAAGGGCTGGACCGCTGGGACATCGCCCGAGATACCGTCTGCGAGGAAGCCAAGCTGCGCTTCTCGGCCGGCCCGGCTGGCATCCCGACGCAGACGGCGTTCTCCCAGGACACCCGCTGGCCGAGCCTGGACATCGACCGCGCCAAGGGCTGTATCCGCGACTACGAGCACGCCTACTCGAAGGATGGCGGCCTGGCGGTGCTGTTCGGCAATATCGCCCGTGACGGCTGCATCGTGAAGACGGCCGGCGTCGACGAGTCGATCCTCAAGTTCACGGGCCGCGCGCGCTGTTTCGAGTCGCAGGATACGGCCGTCGAGGCGATCCTGGCCGACCAGATCGTGCCGGGCGACGTGGTCGTCATCCAGTACGAGGGCCCGAAGGGTGGGCCGGGCATGCAGGAGATGCTTTACCCGACCAGCTATCTCAAGTCGAAGGGGCTGGGCAAGGACTGCGCGCTGCTCACCGATGGCCGTTTCTCCGGTGGGACCTCCGGCCTGTCGATCGGCCACGCCTCGCCCGAGGCGGCCGCCGGCGGCGAGATCGCGTTGGTGGAAGAGGGCGACACCATCGTCATCGACATCCCCGAGCGCACCATCCATCTCGACATCAGCGATGCCGATCTCGCGCATCGCCGCGAGAAGATGATCGAGAAGGGCGATGCCGCCTACAAGCCGGTCAATCGCGAGCGCTACGTTAGCCAGGCGCTCAAGGCCTACGCGGCCCTGACGACGTCGGCGTCACTGGGTGCGGTGCGCGATCTCTCGCAGATCGGCGTCAAGTAA
- the accD gene encoding acetyl-CoA carboxylase, carboxyltransferase subunit beta has protein sequence MSWLDKLIPSRIRTESTGKRGVPEGLWVKCPGCDAVLYREELRRNLEVCPKCGHHMRIGVRERLDAFLDERGREELFTDIAPVDMLKFRDQKKYRDRINVSQKKTGEKDALVVMRGQVDGVPVITAAFNFAFMGGSMGSVVGEKFVRAVEAAIQNRCALVCFTASGGARMQEALFSLMQMAKTSAALTRLSNKRLPFIVVLTDPTMGGVSASLAMLGDVQIAEPNALIGFAGPRVIEQTVRETLPEGFQRSEFLLEHGAIDMIVSRGELPETIALLVANLQKKDLPKADAKAAS, from the coding sequence ATGAGCTGGCTCGACAAGCTGATTCCATCACGTATCCGAACCGAGAGCACCGGCAAACGCGGTGTGCCGGAAGGGCTTTGGGTGAAATGCCCGGGTTGCGACGCGGTTCTTTACCGCGAGGAGCTGCGGCGCAATCTGGAGGTCTGCCCCAAGTGCGGCCACCACATGCGTATCGGTGTGCGGGAGCGGCTGGACGCATTCCTCGACGAGCGCGGGCGTGAGGAGCTGTTTACCGATATCGCGCCGGTCGACATGCTCAAGTTCCGCGACCAGAAGAAGTATCGAGACCGCATCAACGTCAGCCAGAAGAAGACCGGCGAGAAGGATGCCCTGGTGGTCATGCGCGGTCAGGTCGACGGCGTGCCGGTGATCACGGCGGCCTTCAACTTTGCGTTCATGGGTGGCTCGATGGGCTCGGTCGTCGGCGAGAAGTTCGTACGCGCGGTGGAAGCGGCGATTCAGAACCGATGCGCGCTGGTCTGCTTCACCGCTTCCGGCGGGGCGCGCATGCAGGAAGCGCTGTTTTCCCTGATGCAGATGGCCAAGACGTCCGCGGCGTTGACGCGCCTGTCGAACAAGCGGCTCCCGTTCATTGTCGTGCTCACTGACCCGACCATGGGCGGTGTGTCCGCGTCACTGGCGATGCTGGGAGACGTGCAGATCGCCGAGCCCAATGCCCTGATCGGTTTTGCCGGGCCGCGCGTCATCGAGCAGACCGTGCGGGAAACCCTGCCAGAGGGCTTCCAGCGCAGCGAATTCCTGCTCGAGCATGGGGCGATCGACATGATCGTCTCGCGTGGCGAGTTGCCGGAGACGATCGCACTGCTGGTTGCCAACCTGCAGAAGAAGGACCTACCTAAGGCGGACGCAAAAGCCGCTTCGTGA
- a CDS encoding SPOR domain-containing protein, with the protein MAEQTESNWTESRFRQRLVGASVVVALAVLLLPLWLDGSGIDSLRVQSVPEKPEVEGAEKVDIPQPPGDSGEPLEDPPQSLFPDQTPIEARSGDDGEAMRQETVAPPKEKTVEPSTVETSTQESGDASDEDAPSSESAAADEPKEKEQPEKDSSDASQKQPDDKTSETADKGAEEDSGDAAALPESATDGEFVVQLGSFSDERNARALAESVKSSGFDVFVTPLFSEQGTVWRVRVGPYATREQASEATERLRQRIGRDGLVMTK; encoded by the coding sequence GTGGCAGAGCAAACCGAATCAAACTGGACCGAATCGCGCTTTCGTCAACGGTTGGTTGGCGCATCGGTCGTAGTCGCCCTGGCGGTGCTCCTGCTGCCGCTATGGCTGGACGGCAGCGGCATCGATAGCCTGCGGGTCCAGTCCGTGCCCGAGAAGCCCGAGGTGGAAGGCGCCGAGAAGGTGGATATTCCCCAGCCGCCGGGTGATAGCGGTGAGCCACTCGAGGACCCGCCACAATCCCTCTTTCCGGACCAGACTCCCATCGAGGCGCGCTCCGGCGACGACGGCGAAGCGATGAGGCAGGAAACCGTCGCACCGCCAAAAGAGAAAACGGTCGAGCCGTCGACCGTCGAGACATCGACGCAGGAGAGCGGCGACGCGTCCGACGAGGATGCTCCGTCGAGCGAATCGGCAGCAGCTGACGAGCCCAAGGAAAAAGAACAACCCGAGAAGGATTCCAGCGACGCATCCCAGAAGCAGCCTGATGACAAGACGAGCGAGACTGCTGACAAGGGTGCCGAGGAGGACTCGGGCGATGCGGCCGCGCTCCCGGAAAGCGCGACTGATGGGGAGTTCGTCGTGCAGCTGGGCAGTTTCTCCGATGAGCGCAACGCCCGGGCGCTGGCCGAGTCGGTGAAGTCATCCGGATTCGACGTGTTTGTCACGCCGCTGTTCTCGGAGCAGGGGACGGTCTGGCGGGTGCGCGTCGGGCCGTACGCGACTCGCGAGCAGGCGAGCGAGGCGACAGAGCGTTTGCGGCAGCGCATCGGTCGTGACGGCCTGGTGATGACCAAATGA
- the trpA gene encoding tryptophan synthase subunit alpha, which produces MSDTSQQTGSRLAPLFQRLSAENRAALIPYITAGDPSAEATLDLMHALVEGGADAIEIGVPFSDPMADGPVIQAAHERALRSGLGLRGVLDLVAEFRRKDAETPVILMGYQNPIEAMGVARFAERAAEVGVDGVLTVDLPPEEADELAGALGAPGLDCIFLLAPTTTGERTRAVAAKGSGFVYYVSLKGVTGAANLDTDALGDQLGRIRETCELPVGVGFGIRDADTAGRVGAAADAVIVGSAIVRLIHERAEAAGGVNGSVLDEVKDFVAGMRQAIEAARG; this is translated from the coding sequence GTGAGCGACACCAGTCAGCAGACCGGCAGCCGCCTGGCGCCGCTTTTTCAGCGGCTTTCCGCCGAAAACCGTGCCGCACTGATTCCTTACATCACCGCTGGCGATCCGAGCGCCGAAGCCACTCTCGACCTGATGCATGCGCTGGTCGAGGGCGGTGCCGATGCGATCGAGATCGGCGTGCCATTCTCCGACCCGATGGCCGACGGCCCGGTTATCCAGGCCGCACATGAGCGTGCGCTGCGATCCGGGCTGGGCCTGCGCGGCGTGCTCGACCTGGTTGCCGAATTCCGTCGCAAGGACGCCGAGACGCCCGTGATCCTGATGGGCTATCAGAACCCGATCGAGGCCATGGGCGTGGCGCGCTTTGCCGAGCGGGCCGCGGAGGTCGGGGTGGATGGTGTGCTCACCGTCGACCTGCCGCCCGAAGAGGCGGACGAGCTGGCCGGGGCACTTGGCGCGCCCGGACTGGACTGCATCTTCCTTCTCGCCCCCACTACCACGGGAGAGCGCACGCGGGCCGTAGCGGCCAAGGGCTCGGGTTTCGTCTATTACGTCTCGTTGAAGGGCGTCACCGGTGCGGCGAATCTCGATACGGACGCGCTGGGTGATCAGCTCGGCCGCATTCGCGAGACCTGCGAGTTGCCTGTAGGGGTCGGTTTCGGAATTCGCGATGCCGATACGGCCGGCCGGGTCGGCGCTGCCGCCGATGCCGTCATCGTGGGCAGCGCCATCGTCAGGCTGATTCACGAACGGGCCGAGGCCGCAGGGGGCGTGAATGGCTCGGTGCTCGACGAGGTAAAGGACTTCGTCGCTGGTATGCGTCAGGCAATCGAAGCCGCACGCGGATAG
- the trpB gene encoding tryptophan synthase subunit beta → MPETNNRVTDAPVDYGSFPDVRGRFGDYGGRYVAETLMAPIEELTAAYAKYRNDPGFLEEFETDLRDYVGRPTALYHAKRLSELYGAEIWLKREDLNHTGAHKINNALGQALLAKRMGKTRIIAETGAGQHGVATATVAARLGIECVVYMGADDIQRQAPNVFRMRLLGAKVVPVDSGTRTLKDALNEAMRDWVTNVDDTFYIIGTVAGPHPYPQMVRDFQSVIGREAREQMLEKTGELPDQVVACVGGGSNAIGIFHEFLADESVELHGSEAGGEGVETGRHAAPLTAGRPGVLHGNRTYLMEDENGQIIGTHSISAGLDYPGVGPEHAWLKDIGRVQYAAITDEQAMEAFHDMMRCEGIIPALESSHAVAHARLLAEARGGQRILVNLSGRGDKDINTVARLEGIEL, encoded by the coding sequence ATGCCCGAGACCAACAACAGGGTGACTGACGCACCGGTCGATTACGGGAGCTTCCCGGACGTGCGCGGTCGTTTCGGGGATTACGGCGGCCGCTATGTGGCCGAGACCCTGATGGCGCCGATCGAGGAGCTGACCGCCGCCTACGCCAAGTACCGCAACGACCCCGGGTTCCTCGAGGAATTCGAGACCGACCTGCGCGACTACGTCGGTCGTCCGACCGCGCTGTACCACGCCAAGCGACTCTCCGAGCTTTACGGTGCCGAGATCTGGCTCAAGCGTGAGGACCTGAACCACACCGGCGCGCACAAGATCAACAACGCACTTGGCCAGGCGTTGCTCGCCAAGCGCATGGGCAAGACACGCATCATCGCCGAGACCGGTGCCGGTCAGCACGGCGTGGCCACCGCGACCGTCGCCGCGCGGCTGGGCATCGAATGCGTCGTCTACATGGGCGCCGACGATATCCAGCGCCAGGCGCCCAATGTGTTTCGCATGCGATTGCTCGGGGCGAAGGTGGTGCCGGTGGATTCCGGCACCCGGACCCTGAAGGACGCGCTCAACGAGGCAATGCGCGATTGGGTCACCAACGTTGACGACACCTTCTACATCATCGGCACCGTCGCCGGGCCGCATCCGTACCCGCAGATGGTGCGCGACTTCCAGTCCGTGATCGGACGCGAGGCGCGCGAGCAGATGCTGGAGAAGACCGGCGAGTTGCCCGATCAGGTGGTCGCCTGCGTCGGTGGCGGCTCGAACGCCATCGGCATCTTCCACGAGTTTCTCGCCGACGAGTCGGTCGAGCTGCACGGCTCGGAGGCCGGCGGCGAGGGCGTCGAGACTGGCCGCCACGCCGCGCCGCTGACGGCCGGGCGCCCGGGCGTGCTGCACGGCAACCGCACTTACCTGATGGAAGACGAGAACGGCCAGATCATTGGCACGCACTCGATTTCCGCCGGGCTCGACTATCCGGGCGTGGGACCGGAGCACGCCTGGCTCAAGGACATCGGTCGCGTGCAGTACGCGGCAATCACCGACGAACAGGCGATGGAAGCGTTCCACGACATGATGCGCTGCGAGGGCATCATTCCGGCGCTGGAATCCTCCCACGCGGTCGCCCATGCGCGCCTGCTCGCCGAGGCGCGTGGTGGCCAGCGCATCCTGGTCAACCTGTCCGGTCGGGGCGACAAGGACATCAACACCGTGGCACGACTCGAGGGGATCGAACTGTGA
- a CDS encoding L,D-transpeptidase codes for MMADRLEAEGGNGTAQAIVVDVTSQRMYLFEQGSLVGSYPVSTAERGTGNQEGSLQTPLGLHRVDEKIGADAPMGMIFRGRRPTGQQAEILTGPDERAERDDVTSRILWLSGLEPGVNQGGDVDSKRRYIYIHGTPEEGRIGRPASHGCVRMTNADVIALFDRVEVGALVDIIE; via the coding sequence ATGATGGCGGATCGGCTTGAAGCCGAGGGCGGGAACGGCACCGCCCAGGCGATCGTGGTCGACGTGACCAGTCAGCGGATGTACCTGTTCGAGCAGGGCAGCCTGGTCGGTTCGTATCCCGTCTCGACCGCCGAGCGCGGCACCGGTAACCAGGAAGGCAGCCTGCAGACCCCGTTGGGGTTGCATCGGGTCGACGAGAAGATCGGCGCCGATGCCCCCATGGGCATGATCTTCCGCGGTCGCCGTCCGACCGGCCAGCAGGCCGAGATCCTCACCGGCCCGGACGAGCGGGCTGAGCGGGACGACGTCACCAGTCGCATCCTGTGGCTTTCCGGCCTGGAGCCGGGCGTCAACCAGGGCGGCGACGTCGACTCCAAACGCCGGTATATCTATATCCACGGCACGCCGGAGGAGGGCCGCATCGGCCGTCCGGCCTCGCACGGTTGCGTGCGCATGACCAACGCCGACGTGATCGCGCTTTTCGATCGCGTGGAAGTCGGTGCGCTGGTCGACATCATCGAATAA
- a CDS encoding CvpA family protein translates to MTLVDWILLAIVLISTAIALVRGFIKEVISLVTWLAAFGIALGFSQAAAVLVPEAVDIPSARVAIAFVALFVIVLILGGIINWAVSKLVETTGLSGTDRSVGMVFGLLRGVLIVAGLLLLAGFTALPQESWWEASALIPHFKVVAGWLLAVLPSDVASNVQW, encoded by the coding sequence ATGACGCTGGTGGATTGGATCCTGCTGGCAATCGTCCTGATATCGACTGCGATCGCGCTGGTGCGCGGTTTCATCAAGGAAGTAATCTCCCTGGTCACCTGGCTGGCGGCATTCGGCATTGCCCTGGGCTTTTCCCAGGCGGCCGCCGTACTGGTGCCGGAAGCGGTCGACATTCCCTCGGCGCGAGTGGCAATCGCCTTCGTGGCGCTGTTCGTCATCGTCCTGATTCTCGGCGGGATCATTAACTGGGCGGTGTCGAAGCTGGTGGAGACCACCGGCCTGTCGGGGACCGATCGCTCGGTTGGTATGGTGTTCGGCCTGTTGCGGGGCGTGCTGATCGTGGCAGGCCTGCTGCTTCTGGCGGGATTTACCGCGCTGCCGCAGGAGTCGTGGTGGGAGGCTTCGGCTCTCATCCCGCACTTCAAGGTCGTGGCCGGCTGGTTGCTCGCGGTCCTGCCTTCAGACGTGGCGAGTAACGTTCAGTGGTGA
- the purF gene encoding amidophosphoribosyltransferase, with product MCGIIGMVAKSPVNQALYDGLTVLQHRGQDAAGILTSDEERLFLRKENGLVKDVFHTRHMRQLMGNMGIGHVRYPTAGCDSSAEAQPFYVNAPFGIAMGHNGNLTNVDELRAAVVAEDRRHLNTNSDSEVLLNVFAHELAAIAEARPTADDVFSAITNVHRRARGAYAVIGLIAGEGVFAFRDPRGIRPVCYGKRETEHGTEYMIASESVAIEAGEFELVRDLAPGEAIFISREGEVTLRQCADDPSYSSCIFEYVYLARPDSIIDDVSVYRARMRMGEKLAEKIQRDWAHHDIDVVIPIPDTSRTAALEIAVNLNIKYREGFVKNRYIARTFIMPGQAKRKRSVRQKLNAIDLEFRGKNVLLVDDSIVRGTTSSEIIRMAREAGAKKVFMASAAPAVRFPNVYGIDMPAADEFVAHNRDVEEIRDAIGADDLIYQDLDDLKEAVRLGNSTLAEFDCSCFTGDYVTNDIDKTYLANLASCRADSERDKANGAAGASRRSRDIVSVGLYNDQ from the coding sequence ATGTGCGGCATTATTGGGATGGTGGCGAAATCGCCGGTCAATCAGGCGCTGTATGACGGGTTGACCGTTCTTCAGCACCGCGGTCAGGATGCGGCAGGCATCCTGACTTCCGACGAGGAACGCCTTTTTCTCCGCAAGGAAAACGGTCTGGTCAAGGACGTTTTTCACACCCGTCACATGCGCCAGCTGATGGGCAACATGGGCATCGGCCATGTCCGCTACCCGACGGCCGGCTGCGATTCCTCGGCCGAGGCGCAGCCGTTCTACGTCAACGCCCCGTTCGGTATCGCCATGGGGCACAACGGCAACCTCACCAACGTCGACGAGCTGCGTGCCGCCGTCGTGGCCGAGGATCGCCGTCACCTGAACACCAATTCCGACTCGGAAGTTCTGCTCAACGTCTTCGCGCACGAGCTTGCCGCGATTGCCGAGGCGCGTCCGACGGCCGATGACGTGTTTTCCGCCATCACGAACGTGCACCGCCGGGCGCGCGGCGCCTATGCCGTTATCGGCCTGATCGCGGGCGAAGGCGTGTTCGCGTTCCGTGATCCGCGCGGCATCCGTCCGGTTTGCTACGGCAAGCGCGAGACCGAACACGGCACCGAATACATGATCGCCTCCGAGTCGGTCGCGATCGAGGCGGGCGAGTTCGAGCTGGTCCGCGACCTGGCGCCCGGCGAGGCGATCTTTATCTCGCGTGAGGGTGAGGTCACACTTCGCCAGTGCGCCGACGACCCGTCCTATTCCAGCTGCATTTTCGAGTACGTCTATCTTGCACGTCCCGACTCGATCATCGACGACGTGTCGGTTTATCGGGCCCGCATGCGCATGGGCGAGAAACTCGCCGAGAAGATCCAGCGCGACTGGGCGCACCACGATATCGACGTGGTGATCCCGATTCCGGACACGAGCCGGACGGCGGCTCTGGAGATCGCGGTCAACCTGAACATCAAGTACCGCGAAGGCTTCGTGAAGAACCGCTACATCGCGCGCACCTTCATCATGCCGGGGCAGGCCAAGCGCAAGCGTTCGGTCCGGCAGAAACTCAATGCCATCGATCTCGAATTCCGCGGCAAGAACGTGCTGCTGGTCGACGATTCGATAGTCCGCGGCACGACCTCGAGCGAGATCATTCGCATGGCGCGTGAGGCCGGGGCGAAGAAGGTCTTCATGGCGTCTGCTGCGCCGGCGGTTCGGTTCCCGAACGTCTACGGCATCGACATGCCGGCCGCCGACGAATTCGTCGCTCACAACCGGGACGTCGAGGAGATCCGCGACGCGATCGGCGCCGACGACCTGATCTACCAGGATCTCGATGACCTCAAGGAGGCAGTTCGCCTCGGCAACTCGACCCTGGCGGAATTCGACTGCTCGTGCTTCACGGGCGATTACGTCACCAACGACATCGACAAGACCTACCTGGCCAACCTGGCCAGCTGCCGGGCCGACAGCGAACGTGACAAGGCAAACGGGGCGGCCGGTGCGTCGCGTCGGTCCCGGGATATCGTGTCGGTCGGCCTTTACAATGACCAGTGA